The following coding sequences lie in one Oscillatoria salina IIICB1 genomic window:
- a CDS encoding response regulator, with translation MSYRQDNVLIVDDTLENLQVLSQTLSKRGYKVRGAVKGEMAIRTAQSVPPDLILLDIKMPDMDGYEVCKCLKADERTKQIPIIFLSALDEVTDKVKGFQIGGVDYITKPFQVEEVLARIENQLTIQRLQKQLQIQNERLQEEIKERQKAEAAAKAASQAKSEFLANMSHELRTPLNAILGFTQVLRREPDLTPEQQDYLGIINRSSQHLLELINDVLDLSKIEAGRVSLNYTNFDLYRLLDQIEEMFHIKAETKNLTLEFRLAPEVPQYIRSDETKLRGCLINLLGNAVKFTELGQINLKVETQSLSPENDEIELLFTVQDTGTGIAPEEIQTLFDAFVQAEKGRQAAEGTGLGLSITKRFVELLGGEIKVSSVLDKGSIFQFYIKAKIADALAEIAQPTRRVVGLEPSEKKYRILVVDDTEENRLLLVKMLEPIGFQVREAKNGRKAIALWSTWQPHLILMDTRMPVMSGLEATKQIRFREKNQGKNKLQTIILALTASAFEERRGEIIAAGSDDFVRKPFTEETIFARIGERLGVSYIYEDLPSPHSSRQFTNVSRADSFYFSELAAMPPDWVRELYQAANTVREETIEELIVEIPPTQAALAEALKDLVYNFRLDEIVRLTKQVIEKS, from the coding sequence ATGAGCTATCGCCAGGACAACGTTTTAATTGTTGACGATACTCTCGAAAACTTGCAAGTTTTATCGCAAACTTTATCTAAACGAGGGTATAAAGTTCGCGGCGCAGTTAAAGGAGAAATGGCAATCCGAACTGCTCAATCAGTTCCCCCAGACTTAATTTTACTCGACATTAAAATGCCTGATATGGATGGCTATGAAGTCTGTAAATGTTTAAAAGCTGACGAAAGAACTAAGCAAATTCCCATTATTTTTCTTAGTGCTTTAGACGAAGTTACTGATAAAGTCAAAGGTTTTCAAATTGGCGGTGTAGATTATATTACTAAACCATTTCAAGTCGAAGAAGTTTTAGCCCGAATTGAAAACCAACTGACAATTCAAAGACTACAAAAGCAACTCCAAATTCAAAACGAACGACTACAAGAAGAAATTAAAGAGCGACAAAAAGCTGAAGCTGCGGCTAAAGCTGCCTCCCAAGCGAAAAGCGAATTTCTTGCCAATATGAGTCATGAATTGCGTACTCCACTCAATGCTATTTTGGGGTTTACTCAAGTGCTAAGGCGAGAACCAGATTTGACTCCCGAACAACAAGATTATTTAGGTATAATTAATCGTAGCAGTCAACATTTATTAGAATTAATTAACGATGTTTTAGACTTATCAAAAATTGAAGCAGGTCGAGTTTCTCTTAATTACACTAACTTTGACCTTTATCGTCTTCTCGACCAAATCGAAGAGATGTTTCATATTAAAGCCGAAACGAAAAATCTGACGCTCGAATTTCGCCTCGCTCCTGAGGTTCCCCAGTATATCAGAAGCGATGAAACTAAACTGAGAGGTTGCTTAATCAATCTTTTAGGTAATGCGGTTAAATTTACTGAACTTGGTCAAATTAATCTCAAAGTCGAAACTCAATCGCTCTCCCCAGAAAATGACGAAATCGAACTACTTTTTACGGTTCAGGATACAGGAACCGGAATTGCTCCCGAAGAAATACAAACTTTATTCGATGCTTTTGTCCAAGCAGAAAAAGGTCGCCAAGCAGCAGAAGGTACTGGCTTAGGTTTAAGTATCACTAAACGCTTTGTCGAATTATTGGGAGGAGAAATTAAAGTTAGTAGTGTTTTAGATAAAGGCTCAATTTTTCAATTTTATATTAAAGCAAAAATCGCAGATGCCTTAGCAGAAATTGCTCAACCAACCCGGCGTGTCGTTGGTTTAGAACCCAGTGAAAAAAAATATCGAATTTTAGTAGTTGACGATACAGAAGAAAACCGCTTGTTATTAGTAAAAATGCTCGAACCAATCGGCTTTCAAGTTCGAGAAGCAAAAAACGGTCGCAAAGCGATCGCGCTTTGGTCAACTTGGCAACCACATCTGATTTTGATGGACACGAGAATGCCCGTGATGAGCGGATTAGAGGCAACCAAACAAATTAGATTCCGAGAGAAAAACCAGGGCAAAAATAAGCTCCAAACTATTATTCTTGCCTTAACTGCTAGTGCTTTTGAAGAGCGTCGGGGCGAAATTATCGCCGCAGGTTCAGATGATTTTGTTCGTAAACCTTTTACCGAAGAAACAATCTTTGCTCGCATCGGCGAACGTCTCGGAGTATCCTATATTTATGAAGATTTACCTTCTCCGCACAGCAGTCGTCAATTTACTAATGTAAGTCGAGCAGATTCTTTCTATTTCTCAGAATTAGCAGCAATGCCTCCTGATTGGGTGAGAGAATTATATCAAGCAGCAAATACTGTTCGCGAAGAAACAATTGAAGAATTGATCGTGGAAATTCCCCCAACCCAAGCAGCATTAGCAGAAGCATTAAAAGATTTAGTTTATAACTTTCGTCTCGATGAAATTGTGCGTTTAACCAAACAGGTGATTGAAAAATCATAG